A single window of Magnetococcus marinus MC-1 DNA harbors:
- a CDS encoding Spo0J and IME4 domain-containing protein, translating into MKTYEFHPIADIFPLMSEQELNELTQDMRDHGQREPIWLHADGRILDGRNRYNACCTIGAEPSVEIYQGDDPVAFSISLNLHRRHLNESQRAMVAARLKPMFEEEARSRMLQGGSSDPMANLPQGKVGASREHAAELANVSARSVESASRVLRKGTPDLIEKVDKGNVSVSAAADVANLSENEQQVVVAKGEEAILEAAKEIRSRKAKENAAYRAQVRADALKMDLPDGKYRTIIIDPPWPMQKVERDQRPDQVGFDYPTMSEVELADLDVGGLAHEECHLFLWTTQKFLPMAMRLMEKWGFPYIFQMVWHKPGGFQPFGLPQYNCEFVLFGRKGSLEFLETKAFSTCFDAPRREHSRKPDEFYDLIRRVSPSPRIDVFSREQREGFDTWGAESGKFGEVA; encoded by the coding sequence ATGAAAACCTATGAATTTCACCCCATCGCCGACATCTTCCCGTTGATGTCAGAGCAGGAACTCAATGAGCTGACCCAGGACATGCGTGATCATGGGCAGCGTGAACCCATCTGGCTGCATGCCGATGGCCGAATTCTGGATGGTCGGAACCGTTACAACGCCTGCTGCACCATCGGAGCAGAGCCATCTGTAGAAATCTACCAGGGGGATGACCCCGTGGCGTTCTCTATCAGTCTCAACCTACACCGCCGTCATCTTAACGAATCCCAACGGGCCATGGTGGCAGCACGATTGAAGCCCATGTTTGAGGAGGAGGCGCGTTCACGGATGTTACAGGGAGGCTCATCAGACCCTATGGCAAATTTGCCACAAGGTAAAGTTGGGGCTTCTCGTGAACATGCTGCGGAATTGGCCAACGTATCAGCACGGTCCGTCGAAAGCGCATCCCGCGTCCTACGCAAGGGCACCCCTGACCTAATTGAGAAGGTGGATAAGGGCAATGTGTCGGTATCAGCGGCAGCCGATGTTGCCAACTTATCAGAAAATGAGCAACAGGTGGTGGTGGCCAAAGGAGAGGAGGCCATCCTGGAGGCAGCCAAGGAGATCCGCTCTCGCAAAGCCAAGGAAAATGCCGCTTATCGAGCACAGGTACGTGCCGATGCCCTCAAAATGGATCTACCTGATGGAAAGTACCGCACCATCATCATCGACCCCCCGTGGCCCATGCAGAAGGTCGAACGGGATCAGCGACCCGACCAAGTGGGGTTCGACTACCCCACCATGAGTGAGGTGGAGTTGGCTGATCTGGATGTGGGTGGGCTTGCCCATGAAGAGTGTCACCTCTTTCTCTGGACTACCCAGAAGTTTCTGCCCATGGCCATGCGGTTGATGGAGAAGTGGGGCTTTCCCTACATTTTCCAGATGGTGTGGCACAAGCCAGGTGGTTTCCAACCTTTTGGATTGCCCCAGTATAACTGTGAATTTGTGTTGTTCGGACGCAAGGGGAGTCTTGAGTTTCTGGAGACCAAAGCGTTCTCCACCTGTTTTGACGCGCCTCGCCGTGAACACAGCCGAAAACCCGATGAGTTCTATGATCTGATCCGGCGGGTTTCTCCATCCCCACGCATCGATGTGTTCTCTCGTGAACAGCGGGAGGGGTTTGATACCTGGGGGGCAGAGAGTGGCAAGTTTGGAGAGGTGGCATGA
- a CDS encoding PD-(D/E)XK nuclease family protein, which translates to MLDFNHDGGGVAPTINHLIDMALEEDNHQQTPRTYLGASRLGVACERALQFEYAHAPKDPGRDFDGQLLRIFAAGHLFEDMAIKWLRMAGFELFTTKGNRPNGEQFGFEAAGGRIQGHVDGIIMSGPPSVLMKYPCLWECKSLNDKSWKDTVKKGVVLSKPVYATQMAIYQAYMESQVTGISANPALFTAINKDTAELHHELVPFDASLAQKMSDRAVRIIKATEAHELLPRISRESTHFQCRMCAYSDRCWSLSA; encoded by the coding sequence GTGCTTGATTTCAATCACGACGGTGGGGGTGTTGCCCCCACCATCAATCACCTCATCGACATGGCACTGGAGGAGGACAATCACCAACAGACGCCTCGCACCTACCTGGGCGCATCCCGTTTGGGTGTGGCTTGTGAGCGGGCACTGCAGTTTGAGTATGCCCATGCGCCCAAAGATCCGGGCAGGGATTTCGATGGACAGTTGCTGCGCATCTTTGCCGCTGGGCATCTCTTTGAAGACATGGCGATAAAATGGTTGCGTATGGCCGGGTTTGAGCTCTTTACCACCAAGGGGAACCGCCCCAACGGTGAACAGTTTGGCTTTGAAGCGGCCGGTGGCCGGATACAGGGGCATGTGGATGGGATCATCATGTCCGGCCCCCCCAGTGTGCTCATGAAATACCCCTGTTTATGGGAGTGTAAATCCCTCAACGACAAATCATGGAAAGACACGGTCAAGAAGGGGGTGGTTCTCTCAAAACCGGTTTATGCAACGCAGATGGCAATCTACCAAGCCTATATGGAATCCCAGGTTACGGGCATTTCTGCTAATCCAGCTCTGTTTACCGCCATCAACAAGGATACAGCTGAGCTGCATCATGAACTGGTTCCGTTTGATGCTTCCCTGGCGCAGAAGATGTCCGATCGCGCTGTGCGGATCATCAAAGCTACAGAGGCCCATGAACTGCTGCCCCGGATCAGCCGGGAGTCGACACACTTCCAGTGCCGTATGTGTGCATATAGTGATCGCTGCTGGAGTCTATCAGCATGA
- a CDS encoding DUF6511 domain-containing protein, with protein MAMAWTRRPSTWHDPAWGWVSLPPGLKTRRIGLGALQRKEKQLFQRHLENHPQHVLIWLLGKVRAVPVDLLLEVRNMVDATKLEKAAMAATLPLLGEYVASVDMQRPLASYSKEEVLTMVEVVITAYQEYMAKATPDTLLDDIPF; from the coding sequence ATGGCTATGGCGTGGACAAGGCGGCCAAGTACCTGGCACGACCCGGCCTGGGGGTGGGTATCACTACCCCCAGGGTTAAAAACCCGCCGAATCGGTCTGGGCGCTTTGCAGCGTAAAGAGAAACAGCTCTTTCAGCGCCATCTGGAAAACCATCCCCAGCATGTGCTGATCTGGCTGCTTGGCAAGGTCAGGGCAGTGCCGGTGGATCTGTTACTGGAGGTGCGCAACATGGTTGACGCTACCAAACTGGAAAAAGCAGCTATGGCGGCAACACTGCCGCTATTGGGCGAGTACGTAGCCAGTGTCGATATGCAGCGCCCCCTTGCGTCGTACAGCAAGGAAGAGGTGCTCACCATGGTGGAGGTGGTCATCACCGCCTACCAGGAATATATGGCCAAAGCGACCCCCGATACGCTGCTTGATGACATACCGTTCTAA
- a CDS encoding AAA family ATPase, translating to MNNGASYLDFNDAGGQQEFSSVAEQHHEKEEIKARLQSQIELVLYHLLPAGKVRHGQFFIGDVEGNPGESMKVELTGEKAGVWYDHAAGSGGDILELWARSRGMDTRTQFRDVMDDVRDWLGESVRLPPVSMQPTQRREPPMDKLGPHTGKWDYFDTNGQLLVCVYRYDPPGRRKEFRPLDVRTGKWQSPAVTPLYNLPGIIHAAEVVLVEGEKSAQALIDAGIPATTSLGSKGQINRADWSVLQGRRVIIWPDRDKAGWEYAQLASQAVKGAGAHEVSILTPPEGKPEKWDAADAVAEGMDVRAFIHGTPRQEPQTRKRRIRLMDWTFDRYDGPPPPREWLVEGVLPLGVPGMVAAIGGAGKSMLLLDLCIKVAQIHTGNPIPTEALGGPLVPIEGTAVMLTAEDDQDEIHRRLNLLVGDLPDPRRLIVIPLPNAGGAMPLVAMGREGPVLTDAYEEMRQELLEIPDLRLVVIDPLQSFAGGDVNSDPAAGSMFFAGLGRIAAETGATTLVAHHFKKVGSKPIHSASEAREAIRGTTALVDGGRWSYALWEASQDESIKICTQLQRSYERDSVFNGAVVKSNWPVDKAVRVYVRESSTGLLQDRSVDLAMRISGNEDLSKSLVMALGKAASNGQPFTKTGGNGVFERRSELPGDLQAFSKHKIAELIDSLLRTGRLVQCVAPGSHIKKWLDVPGGEFALGVGEFQLGSGAE from the coding sequence ATGAATAATGGGGCTTCATATCTCGATTTCAATGATGCCGGTGGACAGCAGGAGTTTTCCTCTGTTGCGGAGCAGCATCATGAAAAGGAGGAGATAAAAGCACGCCTGCAGAGCCAGATTGAGTTAGTGCTTTATCACCTGTTGCCTGCCGGGAAGGTTCGTCATGGGCAGTTCTTCATCGGAGATGTGGAGGGCAACCCCGGTGAGAGCATGAAGGTTGAGCTGACGGGAGAAAAGGCCGGGGTCTGGTATGACCATGCCGCAGGTTCGGGTGGCGATATCTTGGAGTTGTGGGCCCGGTCACGAGGCATGGACACCCGCACCCAGTTCCGTGACGTCATGGATGATGTGCGCGACTGGCTGGGAGAGTCCGTGAGATTGCCACCTGTATCGATGCAACCCACTCAACGGCGTGAACCCCCCATGGATAAGTTGGGGCCCCATACCGGTAAGTGGGACTATTTCGATACCAATGGCCAACTACTGGTCTGTGTCTACCGTTACGATCCTCCGGGCCGCCGAAAGGAGTTTCGGCCCCTGGATGTGCGCACTGGCAAGTGGCAGTCGCCAGCGGTGACGCCCCTCTACAACCTCCCCGGCATCATTCACGCCGCTGAGGTGGTGTTGGTCGAAGGGGAAAAGAGCGCCCAGGCGCTCATCGATGCGGGAATCCCGGCTACCACCTCCTTGGGCTCCAAGGGACAGATCAACCGTGCCGATTGGAGTGTTCTCCAGGGTAGGCGGGTAATCATCTGGCCCGACCGGGACAAGGCAGGATGGGAGTACGCCCAATTGGCATCACAAGCCGTTAAGGGTGCTGGAGCCCATGAAGTGTCCATTCTCACACCACCAGAGGGAAAACCGGAAAAGTGGGACGCCGCTGATGCCGTGGCCGAAGGGATGGATGTGCGTGCTTTCATCCATGGAACACCACGGCAGGAACCACAGACCCGGAAACGCCGCATTCGACTGATGGATTGGACCTTCGACCGTTATGACGGCCCACCCCCGCCACGGGAGTGGTTGGTTGAGGGTGTTCTTCCCCTCGGAGTGCCCGGCATGGTCGCCGCCATCGGTGGAGCAGGAAAAAGCATGCTGTTGTTGGACCTTTGCATCAAGGTGGCTCAGATACATACAGGGAATCCCATTCCCACAGAGGCGCTGGGAGGTCCTTTGGTCCCTATTGAAGGTACAGCGGTCATGCTCACCGCTGAGGACGATCAAGATGAGATCCACAGACGACTCAATCTGCTTGTTGGAGATCTTCCAGATCCCAGAAGGCTGATTGTGATTCCACTGCCCAATGCAGGTGGTGCTATGCCCCTTGTCGCCATGGGTCGTGAAGGCCCTGTACTCACTGATGCCTACGAGGAGATGCGTCAGGAGCTATTGGAAATCCCAGACCTGCGATTAGTGGTCATCGATCCACTCCAAAGCTTTGCAGGCGGAGATGTCAATAGTGACCCCGCCGCAGGGTCCATGTTCTTTGCTGGGTTGGGCCGCATTGCTGCTGAAACAGGGGCAACCACATTAGTAGCGCACCATTTCAAGAAAGTGGGTAGCAAACCCATTCACAGCGCCAGTGAAGCCAGAGAAGCAATCCGTGGCACCACTGCCCTAGTTGACGGTGGGCGCTGGTCTTACGCCCTATGGGAAGCCTCACAGGATGAATCCATCAAGATCTGCACCCAATTGCAACGCAGTTATGAACGTGACTCTGTGTTCAATGGTGCGGTGGTCAAAAGCAACTGGCCAGTTGATAAAGCAGTTAGGGTCTATGTTCGCGAATCATCGACAGGGTTACTACAAGATCGTTCAGTTGACCTCGCTATGCGCATCAGTGGCAATGAAGATTTAAGTAAAAGTCTTGTCATGGCTCTGGGTAAAGCAGCATCCAATGGCCAACCATTCACGAAAACTGGCGGCAATGGTGTCTTTGAACGCAGATCAGAGCTTCCAGGCGACTTACAGGCGTTTTCCAAGCATAAGATAGCAGAGTTGATTGACTCCTTATTGCGAACAGGACGGCTAGTGCAGTGCGTAGCACCGGGTAGTCATATCAAAAAATGGCTCGATGTTCCGGGGGGTGAGTTTGCACTTGGCGTCGGTGAATTTCAGCTGGGATCTGGAGCTGAATGA